A region from the Vicia villosa cultivar HV-30 ecotype Madison, WI linkage group LG3, Vvil1.0, whole genome shotgun sequence genome encodes:
- the LOC131656048 gene encoding protein-L-isoaspartate O-methyltransferase 1-like isoform X2, which produces MNVSYYYHSSPALAHHSRLSCYAPITPTSLTLLHHHRPLSVSFFQNPNFLTGNTIFFKMQRFCSVSGKSKNKAMVERLQQFGVIVSSKVAEVMETVDRALFVPSGSAAPYDDSPVAIGYNATISAPHMHATCLQLLEENLQPGMHALDVGSGYLTACFALMVGPQGRAVGVEHIPELVSLAKENIQNSAAATLLKDGSLSVHAGDGREGWPEFAPYDAIHVGAAAPEIPQPLIDQLKPGGRMVIPVGNIFQDLKVVDKNPDGSISIRTETSVRYVPLTSREAQLRGY; this is translated from the exons ATGAATGTGAGCTACTACTACCACTCTTCCCCCGCATTGGCGCATCATTCCCGCCTCTCGTGTTATGCCCCAATAACACCCACTTCTCTAACCCTCTTACACCATCATCGTCCTCTTTCTGTCTCCttcttccaaaaccctaattttctcacGGGGAACACTATCTTCTTCAAGATGCAG cGATTCTGCTCTGTAAGTGGCAAAAGTAAGAACAAAGCAATGGTGGAGAGGTTGCAGCAATTTGGAGTAATCGTGTCAAGTAAGGTTGCTGAAGTGATGGAGACTGTTGACAGAGCTTTGTTTGTACCCAGTGGATCAGCGGCACCTTATGATGATAGCCCCGTGGCAATTGGCTATAATGCCACTATATCTGCACCTCATATGCATGCTACCTGCCTTCAGTTGCTGGAGGAGAATTTGCAACCTGGGATGCACGCTCTCGACGTTGGCTCTG GGTATCTGACTGCATGTTTTGCCCTGATGGTTGGACCCCAAGGTCGTGCTGTTGGTGTGGAGCATATTCCTGAATTAGTTTCTCTTGcaaaagaaaatattcaaaatagtGCTGCAGCTACACTGTTGAAAGATGGTTCCCTTTCTGTACATGCTGGTG ATGGAAGGGAAGGCTGGCCAGAATTTGCTCCTTATGATGCCATTCACGTTGGAGCAGCTGCaccagaaattccccaaccactCATTGACCAGTTGAAACCTGGTGGGAGAATGGTGATTCCTGTTGGTAACATATTTCAAGATTTGAAAGTGGTGGATAAGAACCCTGATGGTTCTATCAGTATCCGGACTGAGACCTCCGTTCGTTATGTGCCCCTTACTAGTCGAGAAGCCCAACTTCGCGGCTACTAA
- the LOC131656048 gene encoding protein-L-isoaspartate O-methyltransferase 1-like isoform X1 yields the protein MNVSYYYHSSPALAHHSRLSCYAPITPTSLTLLHHHRPLSVSFFQNPNFLTGNTIFFKMQRFCSVSGKSKNKAMVERLQQFGVIVSSKVAEVMETVDRALFVPSGSAAPYDDSPVAIGYNATISAPHMHATCLQLLEENLQPGMHALDVGSGTGYLTACFALMVGPQGRAVGVEHIPELVSLAKENIQNSAAATLLKDGSLSVHAGDGREGWPEFAPYDAIHVGAAAPEIPQPLIDQLKPGGRMVIPVGNIFQDLKVVDKNPDGSISIRTETSVRYVPLTSREAQLRGY from the exons ATGAATGTGAGCTACTACTACCACTCTTCCCCCGCATTGGCGCATCATTCCCGCCTCTCGTGTTATGCCCCAATAACACCCACTTCTCTAACCCTCTTACACCATCATCGTCCTCTTTCTGTCTCCttcttccaaaaccctaattttctcacGGGGAACACTATCTTCTTCAAGATGCAG cGATTCTGCTCTGTAAGTGGCAAAAGTAAGAACAAAGCAATGGTGGAGAGGTTGCAGCAATTTGGAGTAATCGTGTCAAGTAAGGTTGCTGAAGTGATGGAGACTGTTGACAGAGCTTTGTTTGTACCCAGTGGATCAGCGGCACCTTATGATGATAGCCCCGTGGCAATTGGCTATAATGCCACTATATCTGCACCTCATATGCATGCTACCTGCCTTCAGTTGCTGGAGGAGAATTTGCAACCTGGGATGCACGCTCTCGACGTTGGCTCTG GAACAGGGTATCTGACTGCATGTTTTGCCCTGATGGTTGGACCCCAAGGTCGTGCTGTTGGTGTGGAGCATATTCCTGAATTAGTTTCTCTTGcaaaagaaaatattcaaaatagtGCTGCAGCTACACTGTTGAAAGATGGTTCCCTTTCTGTACATGCTGGTG ATGGAAGGGAAGGCTGGCCAGAATTTGCTCCTTATGATGCCATTCACGTTGGAGCAGCTGCaccagaaattccccaaccactCATTGACCAGTTGAAACCTGGTGGGAGAATGGTGATTCCTGTTGGTAACATATTTCAAGATTTGAAAGTGGTGGATAAGAACCCTGATGGTTCTATCAGTATCCGGACTGAGACCTCCGTTCGTTATGTGCCCCTTACTAGTCGAGAAGCCCAACTTCGCGGCTACTAA
- the LOC131656049 gene encoding protein SIEVE ELEMENT OCCLUSION B-like, which produces MASSNLRQLQAAPNKMQLKKERRMFSTSDDSAMMKQVQSTHAPDGREIDVKPLIQIVDEILIQIIARSVEGHEHVKKEQETLETAVALAEFDMLDALAFIINKISCELSCKCSGGGDAHASTMVLLNYLSSYSWHAKVVLALAAFAVIFGEFWLVAQSSASNTLAKSVALLKQLPDIVENSVSLRPQFDALNKLVKAALDVTMCIVEFKELPSEYISEDVPPMSVASAHIPIATYWVIRSIVACASQIASLIGMRNEAMSSASEAWELSSLAHKVASIYEHLKNQLAVCYQYIDEKRHIEAFHNLIRLFETVHVDNMKIMRALIYAKDDIPPLIDGTTKLRVSLEVLRRKHVLLLISDLDISQEEIMILDNLYKDARSRGETYYEMVWIPVVDKATWNEVNKQKFEYLQSSMPWYSVRDPFIIEPSVIKYIKEVWHYTKRAILVALDPQGRLSSQNALHMIWIWGNLAFPFTSEKEESLWKQEIWSLELLVDGIDPAVLDWMTEGKIICLFGGEDLEWIETFTKTAMNLARTSNFDLEMVYVGKSNAKERMQRMITTFNSKRFSYFFPNVTSIWFFWARLESMLYSKLQHGKTVENDKIMSEVMTVLSFDGSDRGWAIFCRGPSEMARAKGDTALTSLRDFDKWKHNIEQDGWVPALNDYIKEIQQPHHCNRLILPGSTGGIPQKVVCAECGRQMEKYFMYRCCVE; this is translated from the exons ATGGCTAGTAGTAATCTTCGCCAGTTACAAGCTGCTCCTAACAAAATGCAGCTCAAGAAGGAGAGACGCATGTTCTCTACTTCTGATGATAGTGCCATGATGAAACAAGTTCAGTCCACTCATGCACCTGATGGCCGCGAAATCGATGTTAAACCTCTTATTCAAATTGTTGATGAAATATTGATTCAGATCATTGCTCGGAGCGTTGAGGGTCATGAACAT GTGAAAAAAGAGCAAGAGACATTGGAAACTGCTGTTGCTTTGGCTGAATTTGATATGCTTGATGCACTGGCTTTTATCATTAACAAAATTTCCTGTGAG CTATCATGCAAATGCTCAGGGGGTGGAGATGCACATGCATCAACAATGGTGTTACTGAATTACCTCTCAAGCTATTCCTGGCATGCAAAAGTTGTGTTAGCCTTAGCAGCATTTGCTGTTATTTTTGGAGAGTTTTGGCTTGTTGCTCAATCAAGTGCTTCAAACACACTTGCCAAATCTGTCGCTCTCCTTAAACAACTACCTGACATTGTAGAGAATTCTGTTTCATTGAGACCACAATTCGATGCACTCAATAAGCTTGTGAAGGCTGCACTTGATGTTACTATGTGCATTGTTGAATTCAAGGAGTTACCTTCTGAATATATCTCAGAAGATGTTCCTCCTATGTCTGTTGCAAGTGCTCATATTCCTATTGCTACCTATTGGGTCATTAGAAGTATTGTGGCCTGTGCTTCACAAATTGCAAGTCTCATAGGGATGAGAAATGA GGCCAtgtcatcagcttcagaggcatGGGAATTATCTAGTCTGGCTCACAAAGTCGCTAGTATATACGAGCACCTCAAAAACCAACTTGCTGTTTGCTATCAATATATAG ATGAAAAGAGGCATATTGAGGCATTTCACAATCTGATACGTCTTTTCGAGACAGTTCATGTAGACAACATGAAAATCATGAGAGCACTGATTTATGCAAAGGATGATATCCCTCCACTTATCGATGGAACTACAAAACTAAGG GTTAGTCTTGAGGTACTAAGGAGGAAACATGTGCTACTTCTCATATCAGATCTCGATATTTCGCAAGAAGAGATAATGATACTCGATAACTTGTACAAAGATGCAAGATCGAGGGGCGAGACATACTATGAGATGGTATGGATTCCAGTTGTGGACAAAGCAACATGGAATGAAGTGAATAAGCAAAAGTTTGAGTATCTTCAATCATCAATGCCATGGTATAGTGTTCGCGATCCTTTCATTATCGAACCATCGGTGATTAAGTATATCAAAGAAGTGTGGCATTACACAAAGAGAGCTATTCTAGTAGCCCTTGATCCACAAGGTAGATTGTCCTCCCAAAATGCTCTTCATATGATATGGATTTGGGGAAATTTGGCCTTTCCTTTCACGAGCGAGAAAGAAGAATCCTTGTGGAAGCAAGAGATTTGGAGCCTTGAACTTCTTGTTGATGGCATTGATCCTGCAGTTTTAGACTGG ATGACAGAAGGAAAAATCATATGTCTATTTGGAGGAGAAGATCTCGAGTGGATAGAAACATTCACAAAAACAGCGATGAACCTAGCGAGAACAAGCAACTTCGATTTAGAGATGGTTTACGTAGGAAAAAGCAATGCAAAAGAGCGAATGCAGAGAATGATAACCACGTTTAACTCAAAAAGATTCAGTTACTTTTTCCCAAACGTGACATCGATTTGGTTCTTCTGGGCAAGACTCGAGAGCATGTTATACTCAAAACTACAACACGGAAAGACAGTTGAGAATGACAAGATCATGAGCGAAGTTATGACAGTACTTAGTTTCGATGGGAGTGATCGAGGGTGGGCGATATTCTGTAGAGGACCATCTGAAATGGCAAGAGCTAAAGGTGATACTGCTTTAACAAGTTTGAGGGATTTTGATAAATGGAAACATAATATTGAACAAGACGGTTGGGTTCCTGCGTTGAATGATTATATTAAGGAAATTCAACAGCCGCATCATTGTAATCGGCTTATTCTTCCTGGAAGCACTGGTGGAATACCGCAGAAAGTTGTTTGCGCGGAATGTGGGCGTCAAATGGAGAAATATTTTATGTATCGTTGCTGTGTGGAGTGA